Below is a window of Vibrio fortis DNA.
ATGAGAACATCAAGGTTATCTTCGACGAGCCTCAAATTGCAGTGACTCCGGGTCAATCAGCAGTATTCTACCAAGGTGAAGTTTGTCTTGGTGGCGGCATCATCGAAAAACGCATCTAATAAAAAGAACTAGGAGTTACTACGTGGCCAACACACTTTATGACCGTACAATCGCTTTCGCTGGAATCTGCCAAGCTGTCGCTTTGGTGCAACAGGTAGCAAAAGACGGCTATTGTGATAAAGATGCCTTCGAAGCTTCACTCAGTGCGATCTTAAATACCAATCCAGCAAATACTGTTGGCGTATTTGGTCGCGAATCAAACTTAAAGCTTGGTTTAGAGTGCCTAGTAAAAGGTATCGATAGTACTCCTGCTGGCAGCGATATCACGCGTTACATCATTAGCTTGATGGCGCTTGAGCGTAAGTTGTCAGGTCGCAACGATGCGATGTCTCAACTAGGCGATCGCATTCAAACTGCAGAACGTCAAGCTGAACACTTTGATCTGTTCGACGAGCAGATGGTGAGTAACCTAGCAAGTATCTACCTTGACGTGGTGAGCCCGATTGGCCCACGTATTCAGGTTTCGGGTACACCATCAGTTCTACAGCAAACATCAAATCAACATAAAGTACGTGCCCTACTGCTATCTGGAATTCGCAGTGCCGTTCTTTGGCGCCAGGTGGGAGGCAAACGTCGCCACCTAATCTTTGGACGCAAGAAGATGGTTGAGCAAGCTCAAATCCTCTTAGCAAGAATGTAATACACCAGCTCGCGCACTGTCGCGAGCTTATTCTTTGTACCAAAACAAACCTCACGCAAACGTTTGCGCAATATGCGTGACAAACTGCAAAGTTACTGGTATAAAGCTCACAAAATTTAGAAACTCAATTCAGGAGAACACCATGGAACTGTCAGCATTGACTGCTGTTTCACCAGTAGACGGCCGTTACGGAAGCAAGACATCTGCACTTCGCAGCATCTTTAGTGAGTTTGGTCTACTAAAGTACCGCTCTATCGTTGAAATTCGTTGGCTACAAAAGCTTGCGGCAACAGACGCAATCGCAGAAGTACCGGCATTCAGTGCAGAAGCAAACAAGTTTCTAGATGAACTAGCAGCAAACTTCTCTGAAGAAGATGCAGCACGTATCAAAGAGATCGAGCGCACAACTAACCACGACGTTAAAGCGGTTGAGTACTTCCTAAAAGAGAAAGTAGCTGGTGTTCCTGAACTTCACGCTGTAAACGAGTTCATCCACTTTGCTTGTACTTCAGAAGACATCAACAACACTTCTCACGCTCTAATGCTGAAAGAAGCTCGTGACGAAGTTATTCTTCCTGAAATCCAAAACATCATCGATGCTATCAAAGCACTTGCTGTTGAATACCGCGACATCCCTCTTCTATCTCGTACACACGGTCAGCCAGCATCTCCATCAACGATGGGTAAAGAGATGGCAAACGTTGCGTACCGTATGGAACGTCAATACAAGCAGATCGCTAACGTTGAGATCCTAGGTAAGATCAACGGCGCTGTAGGTAACTACAACGCTCACCTTTCTGCTTACCCAGAAGTAGATTGGCACCAGTTCTCTGAAGAGTTCATCACTGAATCTCTAGGCGTAACTTGGAACCCATACACAACTCAAATCGAACCGCATGATTACATCGCTGAGCTATTCGATGCAGTTGCACGTTTCAACACAATTCTAATCGACTTTGACCGTGACGTTTGGGGCTACATCGCTCTAGGTCACTTCAAGCAGAAGACAATCGCTGGTGAAATCGGTTCATCAACAATGCCTCACAAAGTTAACCCAATCGACTTTGAGAACTCTGAAGGTAACCTAGGTCTTGCTAACGCAGTATTCGGCCACCTAGCACAGAAACTACCTATTTCTCGCTGGCAGCGTGACCTTACTGACTCTACAGTTCTTCGTAACCTAGGTGTTGGTGTTGGCTACGCTATCATTGCATACACTTCAACTCTGAAAGGTATTAGCAAGCTAGAAGTTAACCGTGATGCTCTACTAGCAGAGCTAGACCAAAACTGGGAAGTTCTAGCTGAACCTGTACAAACAGTAATGCGTCGTTACGGTATCGAGAAACCATACGAGAAGCTTAAAGAGCTAACTCGTGGTAAGCGCGTAGATGGCGAAGCAATGCGTAACTTCATCGACGGTCTTGAGCTTCCAGAGCACGAGAAAGCACGTCTGAAAGAGATGACGCCAGCTAACTACATCGGTCAAGCAATCGAGCTGACTGACAAGCTGTAATTCGAGATTCGAATAATATGAGAAGGCTTCCCGAGTGGAAGCCTTTTTTGTATCTATTCGATTATGTCGAGTCGTAATATTGAATGGCACGCCCACAACTTTGCCTCGGCAATTTATCCAAACTAAAGCTCAAGCAAAAACCAGCGGCTACGCCAAAGTAGAATATTCACCTATATACAGACCCATTGATTCAGCAATAAAAAAGGCTTCCATGTAGGAAGCCTTTCGATCGTAAATCTATTTAAGTTTACATGTTGCGTAGAGACGCGATACGCTTGTCTAGCGGTGGGTGGCTCATCAGTAGCTCACTAAGTGATTTCTTACCGTTGATACCAAATGCCATCATTGAGCCTTCAAGCTGTGGCTCGTGACTTACCTTTAGACGCTCTAGGGCTGCAATCATCTTCTCTTTACCAACTAAGCGCGCTGCGCCTGCGTCTGCGTGGAATTCACGGTGACGGCTGTACCACATTGTGATGAAGCTCGCTAGGAAACCAAAGATTAGCTCAAGCACCATAGACACACCGAAGTAAACCATCATGTTGCTACCACCCTCTTCTTCGTTGTCGTTAGAAGCAACGATGTTCGCGATAAAGCGAGACAGGAAGATAACAAACGTGTTCACAACGCCTTGCATCAGCGTCATTGTCACCATGTCACCATTTGCGATGTGGCTAACTTCGTGAGCAAGTACCGCTTCTGCTTCGTCACGAGTCATGCTGTGTAGTAGACCTGTTGATACCGCAACCAGCGAATCATCACGCTTTGCACCAGTAGCAAATGCATTAATGTCTGGTGAATCATAGATAGCGACTGTTGGCATGCCGATACCTACTTGTTGAGCTTGGCGGCTTACCGTTTCCATCAACCAATGTTCTGTTTCATTGCGAGGGCTCTCAATCACCATACCGCCAACAGAACGAAGAGCCATTCCTTTTGAC
It encodes the following:
- the htpX gene encoding protease HtpX, whose amino-acid sequence is MKRVMLFLATNLAVVLVLSVVLNIVYAVTGMQPGSLSGLLVMAAVFGFGGSFISLMMSKGMALRSVGGMVIESPRNETEHWLMETVSRQAQQVGIGMPTVAIYDSPDINAFATGAKRDDSLVAVSTGLLHSMTRDEAEAVLAHEVSHIANGDMVTMTLMQGVVNTFVIFLSRFIANIVASNDNEEEGGSNMMVYFGVSMVLELIFGFLASFITMWYSRHREFHADAGAARLVGKEKMIAALERLKVSHEPQLEGSMMAFGINGKKSLSELLMSHPPLDKRIASLRNM
- the purB gene encoding adenylosuccinate lyase, with the translated sequence MELSALTAVSPVDGRYGSKTSALRSIFSEFGLLKYRSIVEIRWLQKLAATDAIAEVPAFSAEANKFLDELAANFSEEDAARIKEIERTTNHDVKAVEYFLKEKVAGVPELHAVNEFIHFACTSEDINNTSHALMLKEARDEVILPEIQNIIDAIKALAVEYRDIPLLSRTHGQPASPSTMGKEMANVAYRMERQYKQIANVEILGKINGAVGNYNAHLSAYPEVDWHQFSEEFITESLGVTWNPYTTQIEPHDYIAELFDAVARFNTILIDFDRDVWGYIALGHFKQKTIAGEIGSSTMPHKVNPIDFENSEGNLGLANAVFGHLAQKLPISRWQRDLTDSTVLRNLGVGVGYAIIAYTSTLKGISKLEVNRDALLAELDQNWEVLAEPVQTVMRRYGIEKPYEKLKELTRGKRVDGEAMRNFIDGLELPEHEKARLKEMTPANYIGQAIELTDKL
- the hflD gene encoding high frequency lysogenization protein HflD, whose translation is MANTLYDRTIAFAGICQAVALVQQVAKDGYCDKDAFEASLSAILNTNPANTVGVFGRESNLKLGLECLVKGIDSTPAGSDITRYIISLMALERKLSGRNDAMSQLGDRIQTAERQAEHFDLFDEQMVSNLASIYLDVVSPIGPRIQVSGTPSVLQQTSNQHKVRALLLSGIRSAVLWRQVGGKRRHLIFGRKKMVEQAQILLARM